In Candidatus Niyogibacteria bacterium CG10_big_fil_rev_8_21_14_0_10_46_36, one DNA window encodes the following:
- the def gene encoding peptide deformylase, which yields MPMKYKKKIVLDPDPVLRKKAEEVKKEDIRSPDTQSLIRTMAEVLLESENGVGLAAPQIGAPLRVFIVLKKVLTLSEEKKDQEEARKKDPLSEVDIYINPEIKNRSKTTIIMDEGCLSVPRMYGKIKRFEKVTLRAYNERGESMERGASGLLAEIFQHEVDHLNGILFIDSAKDVKEFAPPKEE from the coding sequence ATGCCAATGAAATACAAAAAAAAAATAGTACTAGACCCCGACCCGGTGCTCCGTAAAAAAGCAGAGGAAGTCAAAAAGGAAGACATACGATCGCCAGACACACAATCCCTTATCCGCACCATGGCAGAAGTATTATTAGAAAGCGAAAATGGCGTGGGACTCGCAGCCCCTCAAATTGGAGCACCTCTCCGCGTATTTATTGTGCTCAAAAAAGTCCTCACCTTAAGCGAAGAAAAGAAAGACCAGGAAGAAGCTCGAAAAAAAGACCCTCTTTCGGAGGTAGATATTTACATCAACCCAGAAATAAAGAACCGCTCCAAAACCACTATCATTATGGATGAAGGGTGTTTAAGCGTCCCGCGCATGTACGGAAAAATAAAACGCTTTGAAAAAGTAACGCTTCGTGCATATAACGAGCGCGGGGAATCTATGGAGCGCGGCGCCTCCGGCCTTCTTGCAGAAATCTTTCAGCATGAAGTGGACCACTTAAATGGCATCCTTTTTATAGATTCCGCAAAAGATGTGAAAGAATTTGCACCGCCAAAAGAAGAATGA
- a CDS encoding glycosyl transferase family 1, which translates to MCSMALSPSILRFREVEKKSLSDYFQFLSLKKREEIRRSAEHLAGKRVVHINTAPEGGGVAELLKSLVPLERDIGMKSEWWTVNAPPEFFVVTKKIHNALQSSPLSLSENEKSMYFNVNKKIASDLRGMEKADIYIIHDPQPLALIRDFREGVMISRMHIDLSNPNQEILSFLKPYIRAYDCIVFSMKEFAIPGVRTKKAYILPAIDPFTPKNIHIDETLCCKILQGFGVHSDRPLITQISRFDPWKDPLGVIQAYYHAKNEIPNLQLVLVGFAEAQDDPEAYEVFEHVKKHASGDPDIVVFFDPKTLGTFTNEMLVNAVQTSADVVVQKSLKEGFGLTVTEAMWKGKAVVAGNVGGIKKQIRNGKDGYLVDTPMEAAGRIVELIRNKKLNVRLGKSAKTRVKQNFLMSRHLEDHLQLYKNFM; encoded by the coding sequence ATGTGTAGTATGGCATTGTCTCCTTCTATTCTTCGTTTTCGTGAAGTAGAGAAGAAGTCACTTTCAGACTACTTTCAGTTTCTCTCTCTCAAAAAACGCGAGGAGATACGGCGCTCTGCGGAGCACCTTGCGGGCAAGCGGGTCGTTCATATTAATACGGCGCCCGAAGGCGGGGGTGTTGCCGAACTTCTAAAAAGTCTTGTCCCATTAGAGCGGGACATTGGCATGAAAAGCGAATGGTGGACGGTGAATGCTCCCCCGGAGTTTTTTGTCGTAACTAAAAAGATACACAATGCCCTTCAAAGCTCCCCGCTTTCATTATCTGAAAACGAAAAGAGCATGTATTTTAATGTGAATAAAAAAATAGCATCTGACCTACGCGGCATGGAGAAGGCCGATATCTATATTATCCACGACCCTCAGCCGCTTGCGCTTATCCGCGACTTTAGGGAGGGAGTAATGATATCACGGATGCATATTGATCTTTCAAATCCAAATCAAGAGATACTCTCCTTTTTAAAACCGTATATACGGGCATATGACTGTATCGTATTTAGTATGAAGGAATTTGCGATTCCCGGTGTGCGTACAAAAAAGGCGTACATTCTCCCCGCGATAGACCCATTCACGCCCAAAAATATCCATATAGATGAGACGCTATGCTGCAAAATACTGCAAGGATTTGGCGTTCATTCTGACAGGCCCCTTATAACCCAGATATCACGGTTTGACCCATGGAAAGATCCCCTGGGCGTGATACAGGCGTACTACCATGCAAAAAACGAGATACCAAATCTTCAGCTGGTACTCGTTGGTTTTGCCGAAGCGCAAGACGACCCCGAAGCGTATGAGGTCTTTGAGCATGTAAAAAAACATGCATCAGGCGATCCCGATATTGTTGTATTTTTTGATCCAAAAACGCTCGGCACATTTACCAATGAAATGCTGGTGAATGCCGTACAGACTTCTGCGGATGTTGTGGTGCAAAAATCTCTCAAAGAAGGGTTCGGGCTCACAGTGACCGAAGCCATGTGGAAGGGAAAGGCGGTCGTTGCGGGGAATGTTGGTGGCATCAAAAAACAAATACGGAACGGCAAGGACGGATATTTAGTTGATACGCCGATGGAGGCCGCGGGGCGCATTGTTGAATTGATACGAAACAAAAAATTAAATGTGCGCCTTGGGAAGTCTGCAAAAACACGCGTAAAGCAGAACTTTTTAATGAGCAGGCATCTGGAGGATCATTTGCAACTATATAAAAATTTTATGTAA
- a CDS encoding transaldolase: protein MKHNVRKTRIFLDSGDPTETRKAQEMLGFLDGQTTNPTLVARNPAVQERLQRGEKFSNDEIFKFYKTVVGEISSLIPHGSVSVEVYADERTSAEEMFLHGRGMALWIPNAHIKYPTTKEGLLAADMSVGEGMRVNMTLVFAQEQAAAVYAATRVAKRGDVYVSPFVGRLDDRGENGMDLIRNIIQMYKKGDGHVEVLTASVRSLDHLMQAMALGSDIVSAPFGVLEEWAGKGMPIPGPEYSYKRDDLLDIPYDTIPLDKPWATYKIHHELTDKGIERFSQDWNSLIGV from the coding sequence ATGAAGCATAACGTACGTAAAACAAGAATATTTTTAGATAGCGGGGATCCGACCGAGACAAGGAAGGCGCAGGAGATGCTCGGATTTTTAGACGGGCAGACAACGAATCCCACACTTGTTGCGCGCAACCCCGCCGTACAAGAACGGCTGCAACGGGGTGAAAAATTCTCAAATGATGAGATTTTCAAATTTTATAAAACGGTAGTGGGGGAGATATCATCTCTCATCCCGCATGGATCCGTATCTGTTGAGGTATACGCAGATGAGCGCACAAGCGCCGAAGAAATGTTCTTACATGGACGGGGGATGGCGTTATGGATTCCGAACGCACATATTAAGTACCCGACAACAAAAGAGGGGCTGCTTGCCGCAGACATGTCGGTCGGAGAGGGGATGCGCGTCAATATGACATTGGTATTTGCGCAGGAGCAGGCAGCGGCGGTGTATGCGGCGACACGGGTAGCGAAGCGGGGCGATGTATATGTTTCTCCGTTTGTGGGCAGACTTGATGACCGCGGCGAAAACGGAATGGATTTAATAAGAAACATTATTCAGATGTATAAAAAAGGCGATGGGCATGTGGAAGTGCTCACCGCGAGCGTACGTTCGCTTGACCACTTAATGCAGGCAATGGCGCTTGGGTCTGATATCGTTTCAGCTCCTTTCGGCGTGCTTGAAGAATGGGCGGGGAAGGGCATGCCTATACCGGGGCCGGAGTACTCATACAAGCGGGACGATTTGCTGGATATTCCGTACGATACCATCCCCTTAGACAAGCCCTGGGCGACATATAAAATACACCACGAATTAACAGATAAGGGCATAGAACGGTTCTCTCAAGACTGGAATAGCCTTATCGGCGTGTAA
- a CDS encoding cysteine--tRNA ligase yields MPAIQKLTLYNTLSHKKDLFQPLHGRDVGYYTCGPTVYQYAHIGNLRTYIFEDILKRTLVLSGYRVKHIMNITDVGHLTSDEDTGEDKVEKEATRQKKTAEELARFYEDAFKKDLKLLNILSPDAFPRATEHIEEQIRLIKTLEKKGYAYKISDGVYFDTKKFKAYGALWKTKPANAQKSERIQTEEKKNEQDFALWKFSNPSEKRQMEWDSPWGKGFPGWHIECSAMSMKYLGEEFDIHAGGIDHIPVHHTNELAQSEAATGKQFVRFWLHGNFLQVDGKRMGKSEGNLLTLDELYKKGFHALDYRYFVVGTHYRSPLLFSLEALAGARAARHRIVQHIQKLLQTHKKKDNHGFRNAFTKALADDLNTPQALAAFWDHADTVSLADILWADKILGLGLQSIKKPNPPKDIKKLARQRDDHRKKKEWKKADELRDTIQNHGWLIDDTPQGPVFIQKEIK; encoded by the coding sequence ATGCCAGCCATACAAAAACTCACTTTGTATAATACGCTTTCTCATAAAAAAGACCTGTTTCAGCCTCTCCATGGCCGTGATGTGGGGTATTACACCTGCGGACCGACTGTTTACCAATATGCTCATATCGGCAATCTCCGCACCTATATTTTTGAGGATATTCTCAAGCGGACGCTCGTTCTTTCCGGATACCGAGTAAAGCATATTATGAACATTACGGATGTGGGGCATCTTACTTCCGACGAGGATACCGGGGAAGACAAGGTGGAAAAAGAAGCGACGCGTCAAAAGAAAACCGCGGAAGAACTTGCGCGTTTCTATGAAGACGCTTTTAAAAAAGACCTCAAGCTCCTGAATATTCTTTCGCCCGACGCATTCCCCCGCGCAACTGAACATATTGAAGAACAAATACGCCTTATCAAAACGTTAGAAAAAAAAGGATACGCATACAAAATATCAGATGGCGTATACTTTGATACGAAAAAATTCAAAGCATACGGGGCTCTTTGGAAAACGAAACCCGCCAATGCTCAAAAAAGCGAGCGCATCCAAACGGAAGAAAAAAAGAACGAACAAGATTTTGCGTTATGGAAATTTTCCAATCCTAGTGAAAAACGCCAGATGGAATGGGACTCGCCGTGGGGCAAAGGATTTCCTGGGTGGCACATAGAATGTTCTGCGATGAGTATGAAATATTTGGGTGAAGAATTCGATATCCACGCGGGCGGCATTGATCATATCCCGGTGCATCATACAAATGAGCTAGCGCAGTCGGAAGCCGCAACCGGAAAGCAATTTGTGCGGTTTTGGCTTCATGGAAACTTTTTACAGGTAGACGGCAAGCGTATGGGCAAGTCGGAAGGCAACCTGCTAACACTTGATGAGTTATACAAAAAAGGATTCCATGCGCTTGATTACCGCTACTTTGTAGTGGGAACGCACTACCGCTCTCCCCTCTTATTCTCGCTTGAAGCGCTTGCAGGGGCGCGCGCAGCACGGCACCGCATTGTCCAGCACATCCAAAAGCTTCTTCAAACGCATAAAAAGAAAGACAATCACGGATTCCGGAACGCATTCACAAAAGCCCTCGCGGACGACCTGAATACACCCCAAGCACTTGCAGCATTTTGGGACCATGCCGATACTGTCTCGCTCGCCGATATTCTTTGGGCAGACAAAATCTTAGGGCTCGGACTGCAGAGCATCAAGAAACCGAACCCGCCAAAAGACATAAAAAAACTCGCACGGCAACGTGACGACCACAGGAAGAAAAAGGAATGGAAGAAAGCCGACGAACTCCGGGACACCATACAAAACCATGGCTGGCTCATAGACGATACGCCACAGGGACCGGTATTCATCCAAAAGGAAATAAAATAG
- a CDS encoding methionyl-tRNA formyltransferase, with product MIKIIFFGTSSFGIPALEILEKAGMAPLLIVSTPDKPKGRKLQLSPSPVRVWAEEHSIPVITPSTLKDRDAVHAIQEKHADVFVVASYGKIIPKEILNIPPKGTINIHPSLLPLLRGPSPIQTAILKNAETGATLMLTDEEVDHGPILAQQALEAKNLSYPKLEQALAELGARMLADLLPAWVAGEITPKEQDHEKATYTKKIKKEDGHIDWKKSGAAIEREVRALNPWPGTYTFTDGKTRLIITKAHIENTSEKHPPGTVIKTKNGDFAIAASDTMLVIDSIKPEGKQNMTGKDFLRGNSFLSGEKLT from the coding sequence ATGATAAAAATAATATTTTTTGGGACATCATCCTTCGGGATACCTGCGCTTGAGATATTAGAAAAAGCGGGCATGGCGCCGCTTCTTATTGTCTCCACTCCCGATAAACCAAAAGGGCGCAAACTCCAACTCTCCCCTTCTCCCGTGAGAGTTTGGGCTGAAGAACATTCCATCCCTGTCATAACTCCAAGCACTCTAAAAGACAGGGACGCTGTGCACGCCATTCAAGAAAAACATGCTGATGTGTTTGTTGTCGCTTCTTACGGAAAGATAATCCCGAAAGAAATTTTAAATATACCGCCGAAGGGCACGATAAACATCCATCCCTCACTCTTGCCGCTTTTGCGCGGACCGAGCCCCATACAAACCGCAATACTGAAAAACGCAGAAACCGGCGCGACCCTTATGCTTACCGACGAGGAAGTAGACCATGGGCCAATACTTGCCCAACAAGCGTTAGAAGCAAAAAATCTCTCATACCCGAAACTAGAGCAAGCGCTCGCGGAACTTGGCGCGCGCATGCTTGCAGACCTGCTCCCTGCCTGGGTAGCGGGAGAAATTACACCCAAAGAGCAGGACCACGAAAAAGCAACATATACCAAAAAGATTAAAAAAGAAGACGGGCATATTGATTGGAAAAAGTCTGGCGCTGCCATTGAGCGGGAGGTGCGGGCACTCAACCCATGGCCTGGGACATATACATTCACGGATGGAAAAACGCGCCTTATTATCACAAAAGCGCACATAGAAAACACAAGCGAGAAGCACCCGCCCGGGACTGTCATAAAAACAAAAAATGGCGATTTTGCAATCGCCGCGTCCGACACTATGCTTGTTATAGATTCTATAAAACCCGAAGGAAAGCAAAATATGACGGGCAAAGACTTCCTGCGGGGCAATTCGTTTCTATCTGGAGAAAAACTTACATAA